One genomic region from Phragmites australis chromosome 1, lpPhrAust1.1, whole genome shotgun sequence encodes:
- the LOC133887498 gene encoding RNA exonuclease 4-like encodes MAASSDAHGRHKCAACFRQFNRMEHLVEHMRSARHSAHDPRCAVCGKHCRSFEALRDHLGVGASSLPKAFHCATAFAAQGCTLCIGVFPTAAELRAHRTRCQFSRTSTIHMSRLHISTRHHQPPPQGGGALALGCKMVGAGSDGTLDVCARVCVVDERENVLFETFVKPLIPVTHYRYEMTGILPEHLRDGMTVKQAQRRVQDLLLNGEQPWKVRTSRGRARVLVGHGLDHDLDALGMDYPAFLKRDTATYPPLMKTSKLSNSLRFLTQTYLGYDIQTGHQDPYEGSCVAAMRLYRRMRAQPHPKDDADAAGADQAFPAWRQRELERMTPEELLQISTPDYYCWCLDD; translated from the exons ATGGCTGCTTCTTCAGATGCTCATGG GCGTCATAAGTGCGCGGCATGCTTCCGGCAGTTCAACAGGATGGAGCACCTGGTGGAGCACATGCGGTCGGCGCGGCACTCGGCGCACGACCCCCGCTGCGCCGTCTGCGGCAAGCACTGTCGCTCCTTCGAGGCGCTCAGGGACCACCTCGGCGTCGGTGCCTCGTCGCTGCCCAAGGCCTTCCACTGCGCCACCGCCTTCGCCGCGCAAGGCTGCACGCTGTGCATTGGCGTCTTCCCCACCGCCGCCGAGCTCAGAGCCCACCGCACCCGTTGCCAGTTCTCGCGCACTTCGACGATTCACATGTCCAGACTGCACATCAGCACgcggcaccaccaaccaccgccGCAAGGAGGAGGCGCGCTCGCGCTGGGCTGCAAGATGGTCGGCGCCGGGAGCGACGGTACCCTGGACGTGTGCGCGCGGGTATGCGTTGTGGACGAGCGGGAGAACGTCCTGTTCGAGACCTTCGTCAAGCCCCTCATCCCGGTGACGCACTACCGGTACGAGATGACGGGGATCCTGCCGGAGCACCTCCGCGACGGCATGACGGTGAAGCAGGCGCAGCGGCGGGTGCAAGACCTTCTGCTCAACGGCGAACAACCGTGGAAGGTACGGACCAGCCGCGGCAGGGCCAGGGTGCTGGTCGGCCACGGCCTGGACCACGACCTCGATGCGCTCGGCATGGACTACCCGGCCTTCCTCAAGCGGGACACCGCCACGTACCCGCCGCTGATGAAGACGAGCAAGCTCAGCAACTCGCTCAGGTTCCTCACGCAGACGTACCTCGGCTACGACATCCAGACGGGGCACCAAGACCCCTACGAGGGCAGCTGCGTCGCGGCCATGCGCCTTTACCGCAGGATGCGCGCGCAGCCGCACCCCAAGgacgacgccgacgccgccggCGCGGACCAGGCGTTCCCGGCGTGGAGGCAGCGGGAGCTGGAGCGCATGACTCCCGAGGAGCTCCTCCAGATCTCCACGCCGGACTACTACTGCTGGTGCCTCGACGACTAA
- the LOC133887507 gene encoding large ribosomal subunit protein eL42z/eL42y-like, translated as MHSVQPCAAKVNVPKTKKTYCKNKDKVSQYKKGKGSLSAEGKHRYDRKQSGYGGQTKPVFHKKAKTTKKIVLKLQCQSCKLYSQQVIKRCKHFKISGDKKGKGTSLF; from the exons ATGCACAGCGTGCAGCCTTGCGCGGCGAAG GTGAACGTTCCGAAAACCAAGAAGACCTACTGCAAGAACAAGGACAAGGTAAGCCAGTACAAGAAGGGAAAGGGTAGTCTCTCTGCTGAGGGGAAGCATCGTTATGACCGCAAGCAGTCAGGATATGGAGGGCAGACGAAGCCTGTTTTCCACAAGAAG GCCAAGACAACAAAGAAGATTGTGCTGAAGCTGCAGT GCCAGAGCTGCAAGCTCTACTCTCAGCAAGTGATCAAG AGGTGCAAGCACTTCAAAATCAGTGGAGACAAGAAGGGCAAAGGAACCTCTCTCTTCTGA
- the LOC133908402 gene encoding serine/threonine/tyrosine-protein kinase HT1-like, whose product MKSLQCFKQSSGGGNGGHGKRLERRLSLGDYRRAVSWSKYLVAPPGARIRGGGEELWSADLSKLVIRGKFASGRHSRVYSGRYAGREVAIKMVSQPEEDAALAAELERQFASEVALLLRLRHPNIISFVAACKKPPVFCIITEFMAGGSLRKYLHQQEPHSVPIELVLKLALDIARGLSYLHSQGILHRDLKSENILLGEDMSVKVADFGISCLESQCGSGKGFTGTYRWMAPEMIKEKHHTRKVDVYSFGIVMWEILTSLVPFSEMTPEQAAVAVALKNARPPLPASCPVAISHLITQCWATNPDRRPQFDDIVAILESYKEALDEDPSFFLSYIPPPLHHHHHHQHQQSLLRCFPRCITLRRSASLKA is encoded by the exons ATGAAAAGCCTGCAGTGCTTCAAGCAGAGCAgtggcggcggcaatggcgggcATGGGAAGCGGCTGGAGCGGCGGCTGTCTCTGGGAGACTACAGGAGGGCGGTGTCGTGGTCCAAGTACCTGGTGGCCCCGCCGGGCGCCAGgatccgcggcggcggcgaggagctgTGGAGCGCCGATCTGTCCAAACTAGTGATCCGGGGCAAGTTCGCCTCGGGCCGGCACAGCCGCGTGTACTCCGGCAGGTATGCCGGCCGCGAGGTGGCCATCAAGATGGTCAGCCAGCCCGAGGAGgacgccgccctcgccgcggaGCTCGAGCGCCAGTTCGCCTCCGAGGtcgcgctcctcctccgcctccgccacccCAACATCATCTCG TTTGTTGCAGCATGTAAGAAACCACCAGTATTCTGTATCATCACCGAGTTCATGGCAGGGGGTTCCCTTAGGAAATATCTACATCAGCAAGAGCCTCATTCAGTTCCCATTGAACTAGTGCTGAAATTAGCTTTAGATATCGCTCGTGGGCTGAGCTACCTACACTCGCAGGGTATACTTCATAGAGACCTGAAATCAGAGAATATACTTCTCGGGGAAGATATGTCAGTTAAAGTGGCAGACTTTGGGATTTCATGCTTAGAATCACAGTGTGGAAGTGGTAAGGGATTTACAGGTACCTATAGGTGGATGGCTCCAGAAATGATCAAAGAGAAACATCATACTAGGAAAGTTGATGTGTACAGCTTCGGAATCGTCATGTGGGAGATATTGACATCTTTGGTTCCATTCAGCGAGATGACTCCTGAGCAggctgctgttgctgttgcCCTGAAG AATGCTAGGCCACCACTGCCTGCTTCATGCCCTGTGGCAATAAGCCATCTGATAACGCAGTGCTGGGCAACCAACCCAGACAGAAGACCTCAGTTTGACGACATCGTTGCGATCCTTGAGAGCTACAAAGAAGCTCTAGATGAGGACCCATCGTTCTTCTTGTCATACATACCGCCTCCactgcaccaccaccaccaccatcagcaTCAGCAGAGCCTTCTCCGGTGCTTCCCTCGCTGCATAACCTTGCGACGGTCTGCATCTTTGAAAGCATGA